One bacterium DNA segment encodes these proteins:
- a CDS encoding response regulator yields the protein MNDPKSILVVDDQRLPRTILSTNLKESGYTVWEADSGKKALELLRGQAIDLVLLDLFMPDMDGFEVLEQIKSDSLIRNIPVVIVSGNEDMESIRRCIKMGAADHVFKPFDPVLLHARLRAIFDIS from the coding sequence ATGAACGATCCCAAATCGATCCTGGTCGTGGACGATCAAAGACTGCCGCGAACGATTTTGAGCACAAATCTGAAAGAGTCCGGTTATACCGTATGGGAAGCGGACAGCGGCAAAAAAGCCTTGGAGTTATTACGGGGACAAGCCATCGATCTGGTGCTCCTTGACCTGTTCATGCCGGATATGGATGGATTTGAGGTGCTGGAGCAGATAAAGAGCGACAGCCTTATACGAAACATCCCAGTAGTGATTGTCTCCGGTAACGAAGACATGGAAAGCATTAGACGGTGTATCAAGATGGGAGCCGCCGACCACGTATTCAAACCGTTCGATCCGGTGCTCTTGCATGCCAGGCTTAGGGCCATTTTTGATATCAGCTAA
- a CDS encoding ATP-binding protein: MNRPISQSYISRSIEPILTKAAAEFPAVVLTGPRQAGKTTTLRRLFGESCRYVSLEPPDIRAAATADPRGFLEMFPPPVIFDEVQYAPDLLPYIKEKIDSDRESTGRFFLTGSQNLLLMQHVTESLAGRAAILRLLPLSRSEAESRPLASLPWETGLDSASASQTSPKILWESFLRGGYPELSAHPERDISLWHASYVQTYLERDVRSLRQVGDLSQFQHFLRALAARNAQLLSLTDLARDLGLSINTVKAWLSVLEATYQVIVLWPYYVNVGKRLVKTPKVYFTDLGTLCYLCGLKDPEHASSGPMGGSIMETAVLMEVFKTLIHRGIEPQVYFWRTSTGTEVDIIVESSGRLVPIEIKLSATPRPAMAASIRAFQQDLGEKAAPGYVVHPGDITLPLGSGVTALPFACL; encoded by the coding sequence ATGAACAGGCCAATATCCCAAAGCTATATCAGCCGGTCAATTGAACCGATACTGACAAAGGCCGCCGCCGAGTTTCCGGCGGTTGTGCTTACCGGTCCCCGTCAGGCTGGAAAGACCACCACCTTGCGTCGACTGTTCGGTGAGAGCTGCCGGTACGTCTCGCTCGAACCCCCGGATATCCGGGCTGCCGCGACAGCAGATCCACGCGGTTTCCTTGAAATGTTTCCGCCTCCGGTGATCTTTGACGAGGTGCAGTACGCACCGGACCTTCTTCCCTACATCAAGGAAAAGATTGATTCCGACCGGGAATCCACCGGGCGTTTCTTCCTGACCGGATCGCAGAACCTCCTTCTGATGCAGCATGTAACCGAGTCACTTGCCGGACGGGCCGCTATACTCCGCCTTCTTCCGCTTTCGAGAAGCGAAGCTGAAAGCAGGCCCCTGGCGTCCCTGCCCTGGGAGACCGGTCTGGATTCAGCGTCGGCAAGCCAGACCTCTCCAAAGATTCTCTGGGAAAGTTTTCTGCGGGGTGGCTACCCTGAGCTGTCAGCTCATCCCGAGCGGGACATCAGCCTCTGGCATGCATCGTACGTTCAGACTTACCTGGAACGGGATGTGCGCTCCCTGCGCCAGGTAGGCGACCTTTCGCAATTTCAGCATTTTCTTCGGGCATTGGCGGCCCGCAACGCCCAGCTTCTAAGCCTGACCGATCTTGCGCGTGATCTCGGCCTCTCGATCAACACGGTCAAAGCCTGGCTCTCGGTGCTGGAGGCCACTTATCAGGTTATTGTTCTGTGGCCTTATTACGTAAATGTCGGGAAAAGGCTGGTAAAAACACCCAAGGTGTATTTTACGGACCTGGGTACACTCTGCTACCTCTGCGGCCTGAAAGACCCTGAGCATGCCTCTTCCGGGCCGATGGGCGGATCGATCATGGAAACCGCCGTGCTTATGGAGGTCTTCAAGACTCTCATCCATCGCGGCATCGAGCCACAGGTATATTTCTGGAGGACTTCTACCGGAACAGAAGTGGACATCATCGTGGAAAGTTCAGGCAGGCTTGTACCCATCGAAATAAAACTCTCCGCCACCCCCCGTCCCGCAATGGCTGCCTCAATCAGGGCTTTTCAACAGGACCTCGGCGAAAAAGCAGCGCCGGGCTACGTGGTTCACCCCGGAGATATTACTCTCCCGCTTGGTTCCGGTGTCACCGCCCTGCCGTTCGCCTGCCTGTAA
- a CDS encoding nucleotidyl transferase AbiEii/AbiGii toxin family protein: protein MSESVAQSVLDRLLNLSRKNREDYNLVLTRYGIERLLYRLSQTKHADRFVLKGAMLFMLWMNQDYRPTRDIDLLGFGEIDQRMLSDIFREICQVSTVDDGVVFQADSIKVEEIREGEIYQGQRVKIRGNIGNTRLAMQVDVGFGDVIVPEPTEQIFPILLDYPAPRIRIYSRESVIAEKLDAIIVLGLRNSRMKDYYDLWTLVCNFEFGSKTLIEAIRATLVKRGRKLPESLPAGLGEQFAADSSKRTQWKAFIERAIPGRPVLELADVFHRLREFLEIPLCALTGDSFADWHWPPAGPWKKTD, encoded by the coding sequence TTGAGTGAGTCGGTAGCACAGTCAGTACTCGACAGGCTGCTGAATCTTTCAAGAAAGAACCGTGAGGATTACAATCTCGTTCTGACACGTTATGGTATAGAGCGCCTGCTTTATCGCCTGTCACAGACCAAGCATGCCGACCGGTTTGTCTTGAAAGGCGCAATGCTTTTCATGCTCTGGATGAACCAGGATTATCGGCCTACCAGAGACATAGACCTGCTTGGTTTTGGTGAAATTGATCAACGGATGTTGTCTGATATTTTTCGAGAGATTTGCCAGGTCAGTACAGTTGATGATGGGGTTGTATTTCAAGCTGATTCGATAAAAGTGGAAGAAATACGAGAGGGAGAAATCTACCAGGGGCAACGCGTAAAGATTCGCGGAAACATTGGTAATACCAGGCTTGCCATGCAGGTAGATGTGGGGTTTGGAGACGTGATAGTTCCGGAACCGACAGAGCAGATTTTTCCGATCCTTCTGGATTATCCCGCACCGCGAATCCGTATTTACTCAAGGGAATCAGTCATTGCCGAAAAACTGGACGCCATTATTGTACTGGGATTGAGAAACAGCCGGATGAAAGACTATTATGACCTGTGGACGCTTGTCTGCAATTTTGAATTCGGCTCCAAGACATTGATCGAAGCAATCAGAGCGACTCTTGTCAAGCGGGGGCGAAAACTGCCTGAAAGTCTCCCCGCAGGATTGGGGGAACAGTTCGCGGCAGATTCATCAAAAAGGACCCAATGGAAGGCATTTATAGAGCGTGCAATCCCTGGGCGGCCAGTATTGGAGCTGGCTGATGTATTTCATAGATTGCGGGAATTTTTGGAAATACCACTCTGTGCGTTAACTGGTGACAGTTTTGCTGATTGGCATTGGCCTCCGGCAGGTCCATGGAAGAAAACGGACTGA
- a CDS encoding type IV toxin-antitoxin system AbiEi family antitoxin domain-containing protein, which yields MYHILMKITPLKLVTWLARKNGLLRPRDLAEIGLSRQYLSIAYKRGLLEKVGRGMYSLPNAVQHEYRSFAEVCKYAPSAVVCLLSALQYHDLTTQTPFQVWLAIGHKARKPNIGTVQIRVVRYSASSLAQGIEIHNIDGVDIRVFSPAKTVADCFKYRSKIGLDVAIEALRDCLRQKKATVDELVSFGRVCRVERVMRPYVEAML from the coding sequence ATGTATCATATACTTATGAAAATAACTCCTCTAAAACTGGTGACATGGCTTGCACGGAAAAATGGACTTCTTCGGCCTCGTGACTTAGCCGAAATAGGTCTGTCGCGCCAATACCTAAGTATTGCGTACAAAAGGGGACTTCTGGAAAAAGTTGGCCGGGGGATGTATTCTCTGCCAAATGCAGTGCAGCATGAATATCGCAGCTTCGCTGAAGTTTGCAAATATGCGCCGTCAGCGGTGGTTTGCCTTCTATCGGCGCTTCAATATCATGACCTCACTACGCAAACTCCCTTCCAGGTGTGGCTGGCGATTGGACACAAAGCGCGTAAACCCAATATCGGCACGGTGCAAATTCGTGTGGTGCGTTACTCTGCTTCCTCACTCGCTCAAGGAATTGAAATCCATAATATAGACGGGGTGGACATCCGGGTTTTCAGTCCTGCCAAGACCGTGGCTGATTGTTTCAAATACCGAAGCAAAATCGGCCTCGATGTGGCAATAGAAGCTCTTCGTGACTGCCTGCGCCAGAAGAAAGCGACAGTCGATGAGCTGGTGTCGTTCGGGCGGGTGTGCCGGGTGGAACGGGTAATGAGACCATACGTGGAGGCGATGCTTTGA
- a CDS encoding DEAD/DEAH box helicase, whose translation MRLDNGRIRELRTELAKVEARREWILDEIAKIESTGHISPPTVVQTAPIQPSCNVNNHSPAHEKISLFRSLFRGRQDVFPRRFESMKTGKSGYQPVCGNEWQPGICLKPRIKCSDCEHRQYLPVTDQVIECHLRGCKPDEKPQKDFVIGGYPMLPDETSWFLAVDFDKTSWQEDVLAFRHTCAELDIPVAIERSRSGNGAHAWFFFEEPVPCVHARQMGAFLLTETMERSPDIGLDSYDRFFPNQDTLPKGGLGNLIALPLQKKSRDAGNTVFLDENNNPYEDQWAFLSSIGRMSFNQVEKLSQIATEKERVTGLRMPVTDEEDDDKPWVNLPSRSKEMKVTGPLPQKIEIVKANQIYLEKAMLSPSLRNALIRTAAFQNPEFYQKQKSRMPVWNIPRIISCAENFPHHIALPRGCLPDLVELFKDLAIELDIRDERVSGEPLEVEFTGHLLPEQQKAAQALLAQDTGVLAAATAFGKTVVAIYLIAKRAVNTLILVHRRQLLQQWQTRLTEYLDLDKKDIGIIGGGKRKQTGKVDIAIIQSLNRKGEVDNLVAEYGHLVIDECHHISAPSFEAISREFKGRYVTGLSATVTRKDGHHPIIFMNCGSVRFKVSSKDLAKERPFRYSLIVRNTYSRLPVECANETALTIAEIYSFLMHDEQRNKMIINDVLTNLEEGRFPVLLTERREHVEYFRKELNDKVKHLITFKGGMGRKQLKAALEKLNTLPDNVPRLILATGRFLGEGFDDARLDTLFLALPVSWKGILVQYSGRLHRFHESKKKAIIYDYADLEIPMLARMFEKRVKGYKSIGYEIDF comes from the coding sequence ATGAGACTGGACAATGGTAGGATTCGAGAGCTTCGAACTGAACTCGCCAAAGTTGAGGCCAGGAGAGAATGGATTTTAGACGAGATCGCCAAGATTGAATCAACGGGACATATAAGCCCGCCCACTGTTGTTCAAACTGCTCCAATACAACCTTCTTGTAATGTCAACAACCATTCGCCAGCACACGAAAAAATCTCCCTTTTCCGGTCCCTGTTTCGCGGCAGGCAGGATGTCTTCCCACGCCGCTTTGAAAGCATGAAAACCGGCAAGAGTGGGTATCAACCAGTATGCGGAAACGAGTGGCAACCTGGGATTTGCCTCAAACCTCGGATCAAATGCTCCGATTGCGAACACCGCCAGTATCTTCCAGTGACCGATCAGGTTATTGAATGCCATTTGAGAGGATGCAAGCCGGATGAAAAGCCCCAAAAAGATTTCGTTATCGGAGGATATCCGATGCTCCCTGATGAGACGAGTTGGTTTTTAGCGGTTGATTTTGACAAAACCTCTTGGCAGGAAGATGTTTTAGCTTTTCGCCACACCTGTGCGGAGCTTGATATACCGGTTGCAATTGAGCGTTCTCGTTCCGGCAATGGCGCGCATGCATGGTTCTTTTTCGAGGAACCGGTTCCATGTGTTCATGCTCGCCAAATGGGAGCATTTCTTCTGACAGAGACTATGGAGAGAAGCCCGGATATCGGGCTTGATTCTTACGACAGATTTTTTCCCAACCAGGATACGCTTCCTAAGGGAGGTTTGGGCAACTTAATTGCTCTTCCTTTACAAAAAAAATCTCGCGATGCCGGTAACACCGTGTTCCTCGACGAAAACAACAATCCTTATGAAGACCAATGGGCGTTCCTGTCATCCATCGGGAGGATGAGTTTCAATCAAGTCGAAAAGCTGTCTCAAATCGCAACCGAAAAAGAACGCGTAACCGGATTGCGTATGCCGGTGACTGATGAAGAAGATGATGATAAGCCTTGGGTAAACCTGCCTTCTCGCTCAAAAGAGATGAAAGTCACCGGTCCATTGCCCCAAAAGATTGAAATAGTAAAGGCTAACCAGATTTATCTTGAAAAGGCAATGCTTTCTCCATCCTTGCGAAATGCATTGATCCGCACCGCCGCATTCCAGAATCCTGAATTTTACCAGAAACAAAAATCGCGGATGCCTGTATGGAACATTCCTCGTATCATATCCTGCGCAGAAAACTTTCCTCATCATATCGCTTTACCACGAGGATGCCTTCCCGACCTGGTCGAATTGTTCAAAGACCTGGCAATCGAGCTGGATATCCGTGATGAACGGGTATCTGGTGAGCCGCTTGAAGTGGAATTCACCGGGCATCTTCTCCCTGAACAGCAGAAAGCAGCTCAAGCCCTACTTGCGCAGGATACTGGTGTTCTCGCTGCAGCCACCGCTTTTGGGAAAACTGTCGTAGCAATATATCTTATTGCCAAGCGTGCGGTCAATACCTTGATTCTGGTACATCGTCGACAGCTTCTCCAGCAGTGGCAAACGAGGTTGACAGAATATCTCGACTTAGACAAAAAAGATATCGGTATCATTGGCGGTGGTAAGAGAAAACAGACCGGAAAGGTTGATATAGCAATCATTCAAAGCCTGAATCGCAAGGGGGAAGTGGATAATCTCGTTGCGGAATACGGACATCTTGTGATTGACGAATGCCATCACATTTCAGCTCCGAGTTTTGAGGCAATCTCCCGCGAATTCAAGGGGAGGTATGTCACTGGACTTTCGGCCACAGTCACCCGTAAAGACGGCCACCATCCGATAATTTTTATGAACTGCGGATCGGTGCGCTTCAAGGTCAGCTCAAAGGATCTAGCGAAAGAACGACCATTCAGATATTCTCTGATTGTACGAAATACATACTCGCGGCTACCGGTTGAATGTGCAAATGAAACGGCACTTACCATAGCCGAGATTTACTCTTTTCTGATGCACGATGAGCAGCGTAATAAAATGATTATCAACGATGTGCTAACAAACCTTGAAGAGGGCCGATTCCCGGTTCTGTTGACCGAGCGGCGGGAGCATGTGGAGTACTTCCGAAAGGAACTTAACGATAAAGTTAAGCACCTGATAACCTTCAAAGGCGGAATGGGAAGGAAACAGCTCAAGGCTGCATTGGAAAAACTGAATACTCTTCCTGACAATGTTCCGCGTTTAATTCTGGCAACCGGCCGATTCTTGGGTGAGGGATTCGATGACGCCAGGTTGGACACTCTTTTCCTTGCTCTGCCAGTATCTTGGAAAGGAATACTGGTTCAGTATTCAGGTCGGTTGCACCGATTCCATGAAAGCAAGAAGAAAGCAATCATTTACGACTATGCTGATCTGGAAATTCCAATGCTTGCCAGAATGTTCGAGAAACGAGTGAAGGGCTATAAGAGCATAGGATATGAAATTGATTTTTGA